Proteins encoded within one genomic window of Solibaculum mannosilyticum:
- a CDS encoding S-ribosylhomocysteine lyase, giving the protein MEKITSFTINHLTLLPGIYVSRKDQVGDTTVTTFDIRMTRPNFEPVMNTAEVHTMEHLGATFLRNHPQFASKVLYFGPMGCRTGFYLLLAGDFESADIVPLVKEMFAFIRDFEGEVPGAAARDCGNFLDMNLSMAKYLARRFLEGTLENITEDHLIYPD; this is encoded by the coding sequence GTGGAAAAAATCACGAGCTTTACCATCAACCATCTGACTCTTCTCCCAGGCATTTATGTTTCCAGGAAGGATCAGGTCGGAGATACTACGGTTACTACCTTTGATATCCGCATGACCCGTCCGAACTTTGAGCCGGTTATGAACACAGCTGAAGTTCATACGATGGAACATCTGGGAGCCACATTTCTGCGCAATCATCCTCAGTTTGCATCCAAGGTTTTGTATTTTGGTCCCATGGGCTGCCGGACAGGATTTTATTTGCTTTTGGCAGGAGACTTTGAATCAGCCGACATCGTCCCTTTGGTGAAAGAGATGTTTGCCTTTATCCGTGACTTTGAGGGAGAAGTCCCGGGAGCCGCTGCCAGAGACTGCGGGAATTTCCTGGATATGAACCTTTCTATGGCCAAATATCTAGCCCGGCGTTTTCTGGAGGGAACACTGGAAAATATCACAGAGGATCATTTAATATATCCGGACTAA
- a CDS encoding DUF1294 domain-containing protein, whose product MPFWGQCLCAYLAVISVIAIVVTCYDKIVSKHPGVRRIRERTLLLVSALGGSAAMLVTMLLIRHKTRKPKFMVGIPLILFLQAALVGFIAWKTAF is encoded by the coding sequence ATGCCTTTCTGGGGTCAGTGTCTTTGCGCTTATCTGGCTGTCATCAGTGTGATAGCTATTGTTGTGACGTGTTATGATAAGATCGTCTCCAAACACCCGGGAGTACGCCGCATTCGGGAGCGGACGTTGCTGCTCGTTTCTGCATTAGGTGGATCGGCTGCTATGCTGGTTACGATGCTTCTCATCCGTCATAAAACGCGAAAACCGAAATTTATGGTGGGAATCCCTTTGATTCTATTTCTCCAGGCGGCATTGGTTGGATTTATCGCTTGGAAAACTGCCTTTTAA
- a CDS encoding zinc ribbon domain-containing protein: MEPIAKVTLSCPHCKKESVFQLYRDYDSFELFFIPVAKFHKHYQALCCNCSSLFALDPAVGNAWRQGHFVAIEVRHLRSLTEPDKDFCPRCGHPLQNDFLYCPQCGCSVGAPPSPAKE, translated from the coding sequence ATGGAACCTATCGCAAAGGTTACTCTGTCCTGCCCCCACTGCAAAAAGGAGTCGGTGTTTCAGCTTTATCGGGATTACGATAGCTTTGAATTGTTTTTTATCCCGGTGGCTAAATTTCATAAGCACTATCAAGCTTTGTGCTGTAACTGCTCCTCTTTGTTCGCTCTGGACCCTGCGGTGGGCAATGCTTGGCGTCAGGGACACTTTGTCGCTATTGAGGTGCGCCATCTCCGTTCTCTTACTGAGCCGGACAAGGATTTTTGTCCCAGATGCGGCCATCCTCTGCAGAATGATTTCTTGTATTGTCCTCAGTGCGGCTGTTCGGTCGGCGCCCCCCCTTCGCCTGCAAAGGAGTGA
- a CDS encoding glycoside hydrolase family 10 protein, whose product MKLSEIRICAVLLSVLLVLSGCGTLGQIPSSPDEGISSGTTWPIGAGGDEQSIDTQFPQSALLTSSAASQEDQAIQATPSQELRGIWISYTNLQIKGLDQNGTKARMDEIMANAKNFGFNAVFLQVRPYADAIYPSDYFPWSDLVTGEQGKDPGFDPLAIAVESARANGLAIHAWINPYRIQVNIEGGTQPPALASEGPYNQWVQDGLVVELPSGRYFNPAMDGVKQLIANGAAEIVQKYGVDGIHFDDYFYPDDFGESDAAQYEAYQQGGGDLSRDDWRRQQVNDMVKLVHDTVKAAKSDCLFGISPAGNIDNNYAAKFVDAAKWGSEEGYVDYLCPQLYYGFQNSSMPFEQMADQWSKLVTSPNVKLYIGLAAYKTGEEDIYAKEGKEEWQQNSDILCREIEASRQLAGYGGMILFHYDAVFDPAPGEIRKQEMESVKALFAQQ is encoded by the coding sequence ATGAAATTAAGTGAAATACGAATCTGTGCTGTTTTACTGAGTGTTCTGCTTGTGCTGTCCGGCTGCGGGACGCTGGGACAAATCCCATCGTCGCCGGACGAAGGAATATCCAGCGGAACTACATGGCCTATCGGTGCAGGCGGGGATGAACAGAGTATCGATACCCAGTTCCCCCAGTCGGCGTTGCTGACGTCGTCGGCTGCATCGCAGGAGGACCAGGCCATCCAAGCGACGCCATCCCAGGAGCTAAGAGGGATTTGGATCTCTTATACCAATCTTCAAATCAAAGGGCTGGATCAAAACGGTACCAAAGCCAGGATGGACGAGATCATGGCAAACGCTAAAAATTTTGGATTTAATGCGGTGTTCTTGCAGGTGCGGCCCTATGCCGATGCCATTTATCCATCCGACTATTTCCCCTGGTCGGATCTGGTGACGGGGGAACAAGGGAAAGATCCAGGGTTTGACCCTTTGGCGATAGCGGTAGAAAGCGCTAGGGCAAACGGACTTGCCATTCATGCCTGGATCAATCCTTACCGCATCCAAGTCAATATCGAGGGCGGGACGCAGCCTCCTGCTTTGGCGTCCGAAGGGCCATATAACCAATGGGTACAGGACGGCCTAGTGGTAGAGTTACCCAGCGGGCGTTATTTTAATCCGGCTATGGATGGAGTCAAACAGCTCATTGCCAATGGTGCGGCAGAAATCGTCCAGAAATATGGAGTGGACGGCATCCATTTTGACGACTATTTTTATCCCGATGATTTTGGCGAAAGCGATGCAGCACAGTATGAAGCCTATCAGCAGGGCGGAGGGGATTTGTCCCGGGATGATTGGCGACGTCAGCAAGTAAACGATATGGTTAAACTGGTGCATGACACCGTTAAAGCAGCCAAAAGCGATTGTCTGTTTGGCATCAGTCCGGCCGGGAACATCGATAACAATTATGCGGCAAAATTTGTAGATGCAGCCAAGTGGGGGAGTGAAGAGGGATATGTGGACTATCTTTGCCCCCAGCTTTATTATGGGTTTCAAAACAGCAGTATGCCGTTTGAACAAATGGCTGATCAATGGAGCAAGCTGGTGACCTCTCCCAACGTGAAGCTCTACATTGGCCTTGCAGCCTATAAGACTGGGGAAGAGGACATCTATGCCAAAGAGGGGAAAGAGGAATGGCAGCAAAACAGCGATATTCTATGCCGAGAAATTGAGGCGTCCCGACAGCTGGCTGGCTATGGCGGGATGATACTCTTCCATTACGACGCGGTATTTGATCCGGCGCCAGGGGAGATCCGAAAGCAAGAGATGGAATCGGTAAAAGCACTGTTTGCACAGCAATAG
- a CDS encoding YjdF family protein, whose translation MNVSSKLTILFEQPFWIGIYERTFCGNYEVCKITFGSEPKDYQVYDFLLRHWGDLNFSPPIQADVAQQRHSNPKRIQREIHSQLQERGIGTKAQQALKLQHEQGKFQRKSKSREDKEAEKQRQYKIRQEKKKKKHKGH comes from the coding sequence ATGAATGTTTCCAGCAAATTGACAATCCTCTTTGAACAGCCTTTTTGGATTGGGATCTACGAACGCACCTTTTGCGGTAACTATGAAGTATGTAAAATCACATTTGGGTCTGAACCCAAGGATTATCAAGTGTATGATTTTTTACTGCGTCATTGGGGTGATCTGAATTTTAGTCCGCCCATCCAGGCGGACGTTGCGCAACAGCGGCACTCCAATCCCAAACGGATACAGCGGGAAATCCACAGCCAACTCCAGGAGAGAGGCATAGGGACCAAAGCTCAACAAGCGTTAAAACTCCAGCACGAACAAGGGAAATTTCAGAGAAAGTCCAAAAGCCGAGAAGACAAAGAGGCTGAAAAACAACGTCAATATAAGATAAGGCAGGAGAAGAAAAAGAAAAAACACAAAGGCCATTAG
- a CDS encoding PadR family transcriptional regulator: protein MSSIDLVILGMLLEKPQSAYEIQKDIEYHHFSRWTKISIPSIYKKVHQLKEKGYLKSQVKKGSKFTKKAVYSITDEGKSCFFQLMKDCVDQPVSFVFDFNVVITNLNKIEKDKALELIDELRNRITSSSQENRQYADLYRDIPLVGKTVFKQQQLLYNSLLQWLDDFETQFKLGG from the coding sequence ATGTCATCCATTGATTTGGTCATACTTGGTATGCTACTAGAGAAACCGCAAAGCGCTTATGAAATTCAAAAGGATATCGAATACCATCACTTTTCCAGATGGACAAAAATCAGCATTCCTTCTATCTATAAAAAGGTTCATCAGCTGAAGGAAAAAGGATATTTGAAAAGCCAAGTGAAAAAGGGAAGTAAATTTACAAAAAAAGCAGTATATTCCATCACCGACGAAGGAAAATCCTGTTTCTTCCAGCTGATGAAGGACTGTGTCGATCAACCTGTATCTTTTGTCTTTGATTTTAATGTGGTCATCACCAATTTGAATAAAATAGAAAAAGACAAAGCTTTGGAACTTATAGATGAACTTCGGAATCGAATCACTTCCTCATCGCAGGAGAATCGTCAGTACGCCGATCTCTATAGGGACATCCCCCTAGTTGGTAAAACGGTATTTAAACAACAGCAGCTGCTTTACAATTCCCTTTTACAATGGCTCGACGATTTCGAGACACAATTTAAATTGGGCGGATAG
- a CDS encoding sugar transferase → MYRIVKRCLDFALAFFLVLLTLVPMGILYVLIHLESSGSPIFVQNRTGLHGKVFHMYKFRSMVASNDIYDFKQENKYTKLGKILRKTSLDELPQLFNVLKGDMSFIGPRPWIPDYYERFNEEQKHRVDVLPGITGLAQCKGRNNIPVQEKISYDLEYVDHLSFGMDLKVFFLTMKALFTKEGADLPKSGIHEELVALERQNRKETGEDLIAV, encoded by the coding sequence ATGTATAGGATTGTAAAAAGATGTTTGGATTTTGCTCTTGCTTTCTTCTTGGTGCTTTTAACCCTTGTGCCAATGGGGATTTTATATGTGTTGATACATCTGGAAAGCAGCGGTTCTCCAATTTTTGTCCAGAACCGGACGGGTTTGCACGGCAAGGTGTTTCACATGTATAAATTCCGAAGTATGGTGGCGTCCAACGACATTTATGATTTTAAACAAGAGAATAAATACACAAAACTGGGTAAAATCTTGCGTAAAACTTCCCTGGATGAATTGCCCCAGCTTTTCAATGTCCTAAAGGGGGACATGTCCTTTATCGGCCCAAGGCCGTGGATCCCCGACTATTATGAACGATTCAATGAAGAACAGAAGCATAGGGTAGATGTTTTGCCTGGTATCACAGGTTTAGCCCAGTGTAAAGGACGCAATAACATTCCTGTTCAGGAAAAAATCAGTTATGATTTAGAATATGTGGATCATCTATCTTTTGGAATGGATCTCAAGGTGTTTTTCCTAACCATGAAAGCCTTGTTTACCAAAGAGGGAGCGGATCTTCCCAAAAGCGGCATCCATGAGGAACTGGTAGCCCTGGAGCGCCAAAATAGAAAGGAAACAGGAGAAGATCTGATTGCAGTATAA
- a CDS encoding glycosyltransferase family 4 protein — translation MKVLMIAPKTSTFINFRGDLIRDMVKHGCEVVVAVPESGYETVFEKLGAKQRLIHLEKNSLSVFGSLSYMTNLKRIMKEERPDKVFSYTIKPVIFGSLAAKLAKVPEIYSMVTGLGYLYAVDSAKTKLLRAICGMGYRLAFHFNKRVIFQNKDDITDFVKRHYLKREKCCLVDGSGVNLEIFKRNALPEDNHFLMVSRVLKQKGVLEYFEAAKMVKEVEPEAKFTYIGAIDQTSYSVKMEQLVPYIEAGIVEYIPETNDVAKYQSQARFFVLPSYYREGIPRTLLEALAMGRPILTTDTVGCREAVEDQVNGLFVKPKDAKDLAEKMLWMMRHPEECIKMGEAGYELCKRRFDVRIINREMLSFMEI, via the coding sequence ATGAAGGTATTAATGATTGCCCCAAAAACCAGTACGTTTATCAACTTCCGGGGCGATTTGATTCGGGATATGGTAAAGCACGGTTGTGAAGTGGTGGTAGCTGTACCGGAATCAGGATACGAAACGGTTTTTGAAAAACTGGGAGCGAAACAAAGATTAATTCATTTGGAAAAGAATTCGTTGTCGGTGTTTGGCAGCCTTTCTTATATGACCAATCTCAAACGGATTATGAAGGAGGAAAGGCCGGATAAGGTCTTTTCTTATACGATAAAGCCGGTGATCTTTGGATCATTGGCGGCGAAACTGGCAAAAGTTCCGGAGATCTATTCCATGGTGACAGGGCTAGGATACCTTTATGCGGTAGACAGTGCAAAGACAAAGTTGTTGCGCGCCATTTGTGGAATGGGATACCGGCTGGCTTTTCATTTTAACAAAAGAGTTATTTTTCAAAACAAAGATGATATTACAGATTTTGTGAAACGTCATTATTTAAAAAGGGAAAAGTGTTGCCTTGTAGACGGAAGCGGCGTCAATTTGGAGATCTTTAAGCGCAATGCTTTACCGGAGGACAATCACTTTTTAATGGTATCCCGCGTCCTAAAACAAAAGGGAGTGTTGGAGTATTTCGAGGCGGCCAAAATGGTCAAAGAGGTGGAACCCGAAGCAAAATTCACTTACATCGGCGCCATCGATCAAACCAGTTATTCCGTGAAGATGGAGCAGCTTGTTCCCTACATTGAGGCTGGTATTGTGGAGTACATTCCGGAGACCAATGATGTGGCCAAGTACCAATCGCAGGCCCGTTTTTTTGTGTTACCGTCTTATTACCGGGAAGGCATCCCGAGGACATTGTTGGAAGCTTTGGCGATGGGTCGTCCGATCCTGACTACGGATACGGTGGGCTGTCGAGAGGCGGTAGAGGATCAGGTTAACGGCCTGTTTGTCAAACCGAAGGATGCCAAAGATCTGGCGGAAAAGATGCTGTGGATGATGAGGCATCCAGAGGAATGCATCAAGATGGGCGAAGCGGGGTATGAGCTTTGCAAACGCCGTTTTGATGTGCGTATTATCAATCGAGAAATGCTTTCTTTTATGGAGATTTAA
- the recJ gene encoding single-stranded-DNA-specific exonuclease RecJ, with product MSRKKWVLAGYNKQIAKELYGSSQFSEILSILLAERGFTDAQKAGQYLTCQADLCDPFTLLDMDKAVQRIERALDQFERIAVYGDYDADGVTATALLYQYLSSREADVLYYIPEREGEGYGLHASSIDALHEQGVSLIVTVDNGISALDEVAYASSLGIDVVITDHHQPGDVLPQAVAVVDPHRIDCPSPFKDFAGVGVAFKLVQALEGEDPSMALDQYADLICIGTIGDVVPLTGENRALVGRGLKDLTQGSRFGIQAMLDAAGLGGRELTGANVAFILAPRINAAGRVDSPKLAARLLLAEDEEEAEGLAFQLEDANRKRQQIEGEISLEVQEMLTKEPERALDRVIVLAGQGWHKGVIGIVASRLVEQYGRPCILLSIEGDTAQGSGRSIAGFSLYRALDQSSQYLLRFGGHTMAAGMTLKVDQVESFRQAVNDYAASIEPFPIPELKLDCRLRPSALSIEAIRDLSMLEPFGSGNPKPVFGLCSMRLEEVQPLGGGKHVRMLLSRDGHTVSAVQFREEFDRFPYQVGEVLDAAVQLEENQYRGDVSLSVFVKDIRHHGLDVVAYLEQKRVYERYRRGEEMAKEQWMVLYPKREQMAKIYRCLRAIGQFYGPCDILWNRLEGIHCATLLVALDVLDEMGLLNHSLSGDILEVQMNPADQKVDLNQSIILNQMKNHAEVR from the coding sequence TTGAGCCGCAAAAAATGGGTTTTAGCCGGTTATAATAAACAAATAGCCAAGGAGTTGTATGGATCCAGCCAGTTTTCGGAGATCCTCAGCATCCTTCTAGCCGAACGCGGCTTTACCGATGCACAAAAGGCTGGGCAGTATTTAACCTGTCAGGCAGATTTGTGTGATCCGTTTACTCTTCTGGATATGGACAAAGCAGTCCAGCGTATTGAGCGCGCTCTGGATCAATTTGAACGCATTGCTGTTTATGGCGATTACGATGCGGACGGCGTGACAGCCACTGCTCTGTTGTATCAATATTTGTCGTCCCGTGAAGCCGACGTGCTTTACTACATTCCCGAACGGGAAGGAGAAGGATATGGCCTTCACGCTTCTTCCATCGATGCCCTTCATGAACAGGGGGTATCGCTCATCGTCACAGTGGACAACGGCATTTCAGCCCTGGATGAGGTAGCCTATGCGTCATCCCTAGGCATCGATGTGGTCATTACCGATCATCATCAGCCGGGGGATGTATTGCCACAAGCAGTTGCAGTGGTGGATCCCCATCGGATAGACTGTCCCAGTCCATTCAAGGATTTTGCCGGCGTAGGGGTGGCGTTTAAACTGGTACAGGCTTTGGAGGGCGAAGATCCTTCTATGGCTCTCGATCAGTATGCCGATCTCATTTGTATCGGTACCATTGGGGATGTGGTGCCTCTCACAGGAGAAAACCGGGCGTTGGTGGGCCGGGGCCTGAAGGATCTGACACAGGGTAGCCGATTCGGGATCCAGGCAATGCTGGACGCTGCAGGCCTCGGTGGACGGGAGTTGACCGGAGCGAATGTAGCGTTTATTTTAGCTCCCCGCATCAACGCCGCCGGACGAGTGGATTCTCCTAAGCTGGCGGCGCGTCTGCTGCTGGCGGAGGACGAAGAGGAAGCCGAAGGGTTAGCCTTTCAGCTCGAGGATGCCAATCGTAAGCGCCAGCAGATTGAAGGGGAAATTTCCCTTGAGGTGCAGGAGATGCTTACCAAAGAGCCGGAACGTGCCTTGGATCGGGTCATTGTTTTGGCCGGGCAAGGATGGCACAAAGGAGTTATCGGCATTGTGGCATCCCGACTAGTGGAGCAATATGGCCGGCCGTGTATCCTCTTGTCCATAGAAGGGGATACCGCCCAAGGTTCAGGCCGCAGCATTGCTGGATTTTCACTTTACAGGGCTTTGGATCAAAGCAGCCAGTATCTTCTCCGCTTTGGTGGACACACCATGGCGGCAGGAATGACATTAAAGGTCGATCAAGTGGAGTCCTTCCGGCAAGCTGTCAACGACTATGCGGCTAGTATAGAGCCATTTCCCATTCCAGAATTAAAACTGGATTGCCGATTGAGGCCGTCGGCGCTGTCCATCGAGGCCATCCGGGATTTGTCCATGCTGGAACCCTTCGGTTCAGGCAATCCCAAACCGGTGTTCGGATTATGCTCTATGCGTCTGGAGGAAGTCCAACCTTTGGGCGGAGGCAAACATGTACGTATGCTCTTATCCCGGGATGGGCACACCGTATCGGCCGTGCAGTTCCGCGAAGAATTCGACCGGTTCCCTTATCAGGTGGGAGAGGTACTGGATGCGGCCGTCCAACTGGAGGAGAACCAATACCGCGGTGATGTGAGTTTATCGGTGTTTGTCAAAGACATCCGTCATCACGGCTTGGATGTAGTAGCCTATTTGGAACAAAAACGAGTGTACGAGCGCTATCGACGCGGTGAAGAGATGGCAAAAGAACAGTGGATGGTCCTGTATCCCAAAAGGGAGCAGATGGCCAAGATTTACCGTTGTCTGCGGGCTATAGGACAATTCTACGGCCCCTGCGATATTCTGTGGAACCGTCTGGAAGGCATCCACTGTGCGACGTTGTTGGTGGCGTTGGACGTCCTGGACGAGATGGGATTGTTGAACCATTCGCTTTCAGGTGATATCCTGGAAGTACAGATGAATCCGGCTGATCAAAAGGTGGATTTAAATCAATCGATTATTTTGAACCAGATGAAAAACCATGCAGAAGTGAGGTGA
- a CDS encoding RelA/SpoT family protein, whose translation MEALNMLIEKMKKTERPYNFEMIEKAYRYARSAHEGQQRQSGEPYFIHPVAVATILVELGMDTESIVAALLHDVVEDTECKLSDIEEMFGPEVATLVDGVTKLGRVPYCSREEQQAENVRKMLLAMSEDIRVIIIKLADRLHNMRTLQYLPEQKRRDKARETMDIYAPIAHRLGIRAVKEELEDLSIRYLDPVAVQEIEENLNMRKADREDLLNAIKEKIMARLKELNYTNVYIEGRVKSVNGIYRKMIIQGKAFEEIYDIYAVRIIVDTLTECYNILGVIHDIFHPIPGRFKDYISTPKPNMYQSLHTTVIGKRGVPFEVQIRTWEMHHTAEYGIAAHWKYKLGLKGQDKRDNRLSWIRQMLENQKDVEDVEDIVRSIKSDLAPEEVFAFTPKGDVISMPIGATVIDFAYTIHTAVGNRMVGAKVDGRIVPIDHKVKTGEIVEVLTTSSPGHGPSRDWLKIVQTGQARNKIRQWFKKERREENIIEGRTELEREFNRNGIHLPDDKMKEFLEDLAKRQHCNNIEELYAAIGYGGVMLSRIMPRIREEYQKIIKSEDIPDVHELLSISQAKSPRNNGGVIVEGLENCLVKFSRCCNPLPGDDIVGFITRGYGVSIHKRDCTNVPENFSDAEEPERWVNAHWDSHSKGEYKCDINVVGNNRRGMLADLTSQLAVMHIMIHAINAQENKQGQVVVSVTIGVNGQEHVSSILNRLSKIKGVVSAQRA comes from the coding sequence ATGGAAGCGTTAAACATGCTGATTGAGAAAATGAAAAAGACCGAACGTCCCTATAACTTTGAGATGATTGAAAAGGCGTATCGTTACGCAAGAAGTGCTCATGAGGGACAGCAACGTCAATCGGGAGAGCCGTATTTTATCCATCCGGTAGCAGTAGCCACCATCTTAGTGGAGCTGGGGATGGACACAGAATCCATCGTGGCCGCGTTGCTTCATGACGTGGTAGAGGATACCGAGTGCAAGCTCAGCGACATCGAAGAGATGTTTGGTCCGGAAGTGGCTACTTTGGTGGATGGCGTCACAAAATTGGGGCGGGTTCCCTATTGTTCGAGGGAGGAGCAGCAAGCTGAAAATGTCCGGAAAATGTTGCTCGCCATGTCGGAGGATATCCGTGTTATCATCATCAAGCTGGCGGACCGTCTGCATAATATGCGTACCCTCCAGTACCTTCCCGAACAAAAACGGCGGGATAAGGCGAGGGAGACTATGGATATCTATGCTCCTATCGCCCATCGCCTCGGAATTCGGGCCGTCAAAGAGGAACTGGAGGACTTATCCATCCGCTACCTTGATCCGGTTGCCGTTCAGGAGATTGAGGAAAATCTCAACATGCGCAAAGCGGACCGGGAAGATCTGCTCAACGCCATCAAAGAAAAGATCATGGCGCGTCTGAAAGAGCTCAATTATACCAATGTTTACATTGAAGGCAGGGTTAAGAGCGTCAACGGCATCTATCGTAAGATGATCATTCAGGGCAAAGCCTTTGAGGAAATTTATGATATTTATGCTGTGCGCATCATTGTGGATACCCTCACAGAATGCTATAACATTTTAGGTGTGATTCACGATATTTTTCATCCGATACCCGGCCGGTTTAAGGATTATATCTCCACGCCTAAGCCTAATATGTATCAGTCGCTGCACACCACCGTCATAGGGAAACGGGGCGTTCCGTTTGAGGTTCAGATCCGTACCTGGGAAATGCATCACACGGCTGAATACGGCATCGCCGCCCACTGGAAATACAAATTGGGCCTTAAGGGTCAGGACAAGCGGGACAACCGTCTTTCCTGGATCCGCCAGATGTTGGAGAATCAAAAAGACGTGGAAGATGTGGAGGACATTGTCCGTTCCATCAAGTCTGACCTGGCGCCGGAAGAGGTCTTTGCCTTCACTCCCAAGGGGGACGTCATCAGTATGCCTATCGGCGCTACGGTGATCGACTTTGCCTATACCATCCACACCGCCGTGGGCAACCGGATGGTAGGAGCCAAGGTAGACGGCCGTATTGTGCCAATTGACCATAAGGTGAAAACCGGAGAGATTGTGGAAGTTCTTACTACCTCATCTCCAGGACACGGCCCAAGCCGAGACTGGCTAAAAATTGTCCAAACCGGCCAGGCCCGCAACAAGATCCGCCAGTGGTTCAAGAAAGAACGGCGGGAGGAGAACATCATCGAGGGCAGGACCGAGCTGGAGCGGGAATTCAACCGCAACGGCATCCATCTGCCGGATGATAAGATGAAAGAGTTCCTGGAGGATCTGGCAAAACGTCAGCACTGCAACAACATTGAGGAATTGTACGCGGCCATTGGATACGGAGGCGTTATGCTCTCCCGCATTATGCCGCGCATCCGGGAAGAGTACCAAAAGATCATTAAATCGGAAGATATTCCGGATGTTCATGAGCTTTTATCCATTTCACAAGCCAAATCGCCTCGTAACAACGGCGGCGTCATTGTGGAGGGACTGGAGAATTGTCTGGTCAAATTCTCCCGGTGCTGCAATCCTCTGCCTGGAGACGATATTGTCGGCTTTATCACCAGGGGATACGGCGTTTCCATCCACAAGCGGGATTGTACCAATGTACCAGAGAATTTCAGTGATGCGGAGGAGCCGGAGCGTTGGGTCAATGCCCATTGGGACAGCCATTCCAAGGGCGAATACAAATGCGATATCAATGTAGTGGGGAACAACCGCCGTGGGATGCTGGCCGATCTTACCTCTCAATTGGCCGTGATGCACATCATGATCCACGCCATCAACGCCCAGGAGAATAAGCAGGGACAGGTTGTGGTGAGCGTCACCATTGGCGTCAACGGACAGGAGCATGTAAGTAGCATCTTAAATCGCCTTTCCAAGATCAAGGGCGTCGTATCGGCCCAACGGGCGTAA
- the dtd gene encoding D-aminoacyl-tRNA deacylase — translation MRAVLQRVTNASVTVDCETVGEIGKGFLILLGVTHGDTQAEAELLARKISGLRVFSDEQDKMNLSLLDIEGEALVVSQFTLYADCKKGRRPSFTDAAKPEEADQLYQTFVNLLLQHGIRKVETGRFGADMKVSLLNDGPVTIVLDTDQLK, via the coding sequence ATGAGAGCGGTACTGCAACGAGTGACCAATGCTTCGGTCACAGTGGACTGCGAGACAGTAGGAGAGATCGGGAAGGGCTTTCTTATTTTGCTGGGCGTCACCCATGGGGACACCCAGGCGGAAGCGGAACTTCTGGCCCGCAAGATCAGTGGCCTGAGGGTCTTTTCCGATGAGCAGGACAAGATGAATTTATCCCTTCTGGACATTGAGGGAGAAGCGCTGGTGGTATCCCAGTTTACCCTGTATGCCGACTGTAAAAAAGGACGGCGTCCTTCCTTTACCGATGCTGCAAAGCCGGAGGAGGCCGATCAGCTATATCAAACGTTTGTAAACCTTCTGTTGCAGCACGGGATACGAAAGGTGGAGACAGGGCGTTTCGGAGCTGATATGAAAGTGAGTTTGCTCAACGACGGTCCTGTCACCATTGTTTTGGACACCGATCAATTAAAGTAA
- a CDS encoding NUDIX hydrolase, producing the protein MELWDLLDSQARKTGRTMVRGRPIPSGTFHLVVHIWVKNKRGQYLIQKRAKTVQTMVGLWAITGGSVMAGEESLDAAVRETNEELGLHTMPSQFELVQRLKRRQNFTDIYLLHDKIDVSRLELQKEEVEEVMWASSDKIMKMVREGEFYNYGHEYFRLMFSC; encoded by the coding sequence ATGGAGCTATGGGATCTCCTGGATAGCCAGGCCCGTAAAACAGGACGCACGATGGTGCGGGGGAGACCCATTCCATCGGGGACGTTTCATCTGGTTGTCCATATTTGGGTCAAGAACAAACGAGGTCAATATCTGATTCAGAAGCGTGCAAAAACCGTCCAGACCATGGTGGGACTTTGGGCCATCACCGGCGGATCGGTCATGGCTGGGGAGGAGAGCCTGGACGCTGCGGTGCGGGAGACCAATGAGGAATTGGGGCTTCATACAATGCCGTCCCAGTTTGAATTGGTGCAACGGCTGAAACGCCGCCAGAACTTTACCGACATCTACCTTTTGCACGATAAAATTGATGTGAGCCGTCTTGAACTGCAAAAAGAAGAGGTGGAAGAGGTCATGTGGGCCTCCAGCGACAAGATCATGAAAATGGTCCGTGAAGGGGAATTTTACAACTATGGCCATGAATATTTCCGCCTGATGTTTTCCTGCTAG